The Arachis hypogaea cultivar Tifrunner chromosome 19, arahy.Tifrunner.gnm2.J5K5, whole genome shotgun sequence genome has a window encoding:
- the LOC112779805 gene encoding GEM-like protein 4: MSKKMQTSSSLLQDLFIGNPIISAACDQLQKSVNRYYLLDSSSTQSQYSTKASKQSRVYSILNKLRRKGDDSLSRGVQEHVRMAPKISESLKGKLSLGARILQLGGIDKVFKQFFNVREGETLLKASPCYLSTTSGPLAGLLFISSDRVAFCSERSIRVFTGKGQMMRIHYKVSIPLKKIKCVNQRENVEKPKHKYIEIVTMDNFDFWLMGVIKYQKTLTCLEHAISQA; encoded by the exons ATGTCAAAGAAGATGCAGACCTCATCATCACTTCTTCAAGACTTGTTCATTGGAAATCCAATCATCTCAGCAGCATGTGATCAGCTTCAGAAATCAGTTAACAGATACTATTTGCTAGACTCTTCCTCTACTCAATCCCAATATTCAACAAAAGCATCAAAGCAAA GCAGAGTATATTCAATTCTAAACAAACTTAGAAGGAAGGGTGATGATAGTCTTTCACGAGGAGTCCAAGAACATG TGAGAATGGCACCAAAGATATCTGAAAGTCTTAAGGGGAAGTTGAGCTTAGGGGCTAGAATTCTTCAACTTGGTGGAATAGACAAAGTGTTTAAGCAATTCTTCAATGTCAGAGAAGGTGAGACGCTTCTAAAAGCTTCGCCATGCTATCTTTCAACGACATCAGGGCCTCTAGCAGGTCTGCTGTTCATCTCAAGTGACAGGGTAGCATTCTGCAGTGAGAGATCAATCAGAGTGTTTACAGGGAAAGGCCAAATGATGAGGATTCATTACAAAGTTTCCATTCCACTCAAAAAGATCAAGTGTGTAAACCAAAGAGAAAATGTTGAGAAGCCAAAACACAAGTATATAGAGATAGTTACAATGGATAACTTTGATTTTTGGTTGATGGGAGTCATAAAGTATCAAAAAACTTTGACATGTCTTGAACATGCCATTTCTCAAGCTTAA
- the LOC112779850 gene encoding GEM-like protein 4 has translation MSKKMQTSSSLLQDLFIGNPIISAACDQLQKSVNRYYLNDSASTQSQCSTKASKQSKTLNVSILNKLRRKAEDNLSQGIQEHVRLAPKISETIKGKLSLGTKILQVGGVDKVFEQFFNVREGERLLKASPCYLSSTSGPLAGLLFISTDKVAFCSERSIKAFNGKGQMIRIHYKVSIPLKKIKCVNQRENFEKPKQKYIQIVTVDKFDFWLMGVIKYQKTLRYLEQAISLSQA, from the exons ATGTCAAAGAAGATGCAGACATCATCATCACTTCTTCAAGACTTGTTCATTGGAAATCCAATCATCTCGGCAGCATGTGATCAGCTTCAGAAATCAGTTAACAGATACTATTTGAATGACTCTGCCTCTACTCAATCTCAATGTTCAACTAAAGCATCAAAGCAAAGTAAAACTTTGAATGTTTCGATTCTAAACAAGCTTAGAAGGAAAGCAGAAGATAATCTTTCACAAGGAATCCAAGAACATG TGAGATTGGCACCAAAGATATCTGAGACTATTAAGGGTAAGTTAAGCTTAGGGACTAAAATTCTTCAAGTGGGAGGAGTGGACAAAGTCTTTGAGCAATTCTTCAATGTCAGAGAAGGCGAGAGGCTTTTGAAAGCTTCGCCGTGCTATCTATCTTCAACATCAGGCCCCCTTGCAGGTCTTCTGTTCATCTCAACAGACAAGGTTGCATTCTGCAGTGAGAGATCAATCAAAGCCTTTAATGGGAAAGGCCAAATGATTAGGATCCATTACAAGGTTTCTATTCCACTCAAGAAGATCAAGTGTGTGAACCAAAGGGAAAATTTTGAGAAGCCAAAACAGAAGTATATACAGATTGTTACAGTGGACAAGTTTGATTTCTGGTTGATGGGAGTCATAAAGTATCAAAAGACTTTGAGATATCTTGAGCAGGCTATTTCTCTTTCTCAAGCTTAG